ACCGAAGCGTGCATTAGATAGCAAAATATCCCAAGAAGTGATAAATTTGCTATCAGAATTGGACGAACAGTGAATGAATATTTTGATAGTAATTCACTAACAAAATATTGCAGATTCAACAAAACGAATGATTTATGTCCAGGATAGTTTAATTGTCTCTTGATTACCCAGATATGAAATAACTAATCTAGATTTTTTGCAATTGTTCTCTCTGCTCAACGGTCTTATTACTTACTCATTGCTGTTAAGAATTTTTGGAACTTTAAAAAATTCGCCTTCCTGTTCAGGCGCACTGTTAAGAATACTTTCACGATTAGCATAGGGTTGCAATTCATCCTCTCGTGTGATATTGCTAACATCAATTGCCCGTGTTGTTGGGGGT
The Nostoc punctiforme PCC 73102 genome window above contains:
- the gatC gene encoding Asp-tRNA(Asn)/Glu-tRNA(Gln) amidotransferase subunit GatC, translated to MIDQEQVHKVANLARLELTPEEEEQFTTQLGSILDYIQQLDELDVSNVPPTTRAIDVSNITREDELQPYANRESILNSAPEQEGEFFKVPKILNSNE